The following is a genomic window from Pseudomonas parafulva.
CCCTTCCTTGGCCAGGGTCGGCTTGATCAGCTCGAGGATTTCGGCGTGGGGCACGGGCGTGGCCGCCACCACCAGTTTCTCGGCCGCCTGGGACAGGCCGGACAGGGACAGCGCAGCGGCGAACGCCGTGGTCAGCAGGGTCTTCTTCATGGTGATCCTTGTTCTTGAGCCTAGGCCATCGACGATGGCGAATTCAGGTGCCGCACCGCAAGCGGCGGGCGTGGGGCGGACAATACCGGTAATTTTTATGCCCTAACAATATCTTTTAATTCAATGCTTATTCCAAAAACAAAAAGCCATCATGGCTTTCGCTTCTGAGCACTCTGAATCCCCTCTAGCCCGCGCCAGGCTTGAGCTCGGTCAGATATTTCTGCAGCAGTGCACGCAATGCGGCGAGCGTCTGCGGCTCGCGGCTGCGGCCCAACTGGGACAGCCGCGTCTCCAGGCTGGCCAGAGGCGAACGGTCCGGCAGGTCCAGGTGCTGCGGCAGGATTTCCTCACCCTCGGCCTGCAGCAAGGCGAAGTGAATGACGTTCTCCAGCTCGCGGGTATTGCCCGGCCAACTGTGCGCCTCCAGCGCCTGCTGCGCGGCCTCGCTGATCAGCGCTACGCCCCGCTCCAGGCGGGCGCTGTAGATACCGACGAAATACTCGGCCAACGGCAGGATGTCACCGACCCGATCGCGCAGCGGCGGCAGCTCGAGCTCACCTTCGTGCAGGTAGAGGTACAGCCGTTCATTGAAGCGCCCGGCGCGTACCGCTTGGGCCAGGTCGATGCTGGAGGCGGCGACCAGGCGCACGTCCACCGCCTGCGGCTGCTGCGCGCCGACCCGCGTCACCTCGCGATTCTCCAAGGCGGCCAGCAGCTTGCCCTGGATCGTCAGTGGCAAATCGCCGATCTCGTCCAGGTACAAGGTGCCGCCGTTGGCCGAGCCGAACCAG
Proteins encoded in this region:
- a CDS encoding sigma 54-interacting transcriptional regulator — its product is MSFNHPFGQPLLTFPELDKSPLSIRAKALVFVDPRSQQLREALERLAPQPLPVLIRGETGTGKELLARQIHRASDRAGLFVSVNCAGISHTYADAELFGYSAGIHGGSASSRAGWFGSANGGTLYLDEIGDLPLTIQGKLLAALENREVTRVGAQQPQAVDVRLVAASSIDLAQAVRAGRFNERLYLYLHEGELELPPLRDRVGDILPLAEYFVGIYSARLERGVALISEAAQQALEAHSWPGNTRELENVIHFALLQAEGEEILPQHLDLPDRSPLASLETRLSQLGRSREPQTLAALRALLQKYLTELKPGAG